Genomic DNA from Coffea arabica cultivar ET-39 chromosome 7e, Coffea Arabica ET-39 HiFi, whole genome shotgun sequence:
TAtaagtgaaataaaaagatagttAAAAATATGTACATGATTCAAgctgaatatatatatatatatatatatatatatatatatatatatatatatatatatatatatatatatattgcaaatTATGGTAACCAAATGGCCCCACTAGTGTAAACAGATTCAATCACTTGTGTTTCTATGTAGCTCAAACTTGAATCTTTAAAGTATTGGGCAGGCACATACGACTTGCAACACCTATAGACTGTAAATTCTGCTCCAGTTCACCTACTTGGCCTGTAGTGAGTGCTTGCACGGCATTAAAAACAACACCAAAAGCATGTATATAATTGCTCAACTACACAACATGTAAGAAGAATAAGCAAGGACTTAATTTAGTTTGTTAGGTGCTGCTGTAGTTGCCATCCAAGAAGCTAAGGTTTCATTTGAAGTAGGACGATATACTGCCTCGTACAGTGATGCTGGTACCTGGTAAGACACTTGACCATAGGCTTTTAACATTTCTTTAGTGACAGAAGCAGCTTGACAAGCATATCCACTACCACATCTGATTAGCAGCTGAATTTACCTGATAAAGGCTTTGAGAAGCCTCAGTTGTCCAGTAAGCAGCAGCtcctgatgatgatgatgcatAAGCATTTCCATATGAAGGTCCAGAAACATGTGACGGAACTTGAGCATATGCTGGTACTGAAGCGTCAGTAGCTGAAATAGCATCAAACGGGAAAGCATATGTATCGTTCGCAATCACAGAAATGTCATTTTCGCTACATGGGTGGTGAGCAGGCTGACTACAATGATAATTGCTTGGCTGTCCTGAACGATTAAGTATCCGTTTTACTACATATCGATCATATGAAGCAGAAACTTCAGCTTCAGGCAATATATTTGAAAATGGTACTGGAATTGTCAGTATTGGACGAAACAATGACATCAGATTAGTCACCTGCAAAGCATTAATTGATAAGCGAGCAGTGGAAACAAATGCcctaaaaaataaaggaaataaacaaTGTAAATACAACACCACCTGTTCATTACTCAGCTCTTGTTTGAATTTGGAACCTGCATTGTAGTTATCTTTAATAACATGCTTAAAGGCACTCTCAGGCAAAGGCAAGCAATCCTTGAATATCTCAAACCTTACCTATtgaaaaacaaaacaagtaGATAAGTCCATGGATTAAGAGGCCTACACAAACTTGATTAGAAATGAAAGCATAAACCAAACAAAACTGCCTTGAAAGGCGGCTAGATTTTAGATGAACTAATCCTGAAAAGGTTCAACTTGAAACGTTCAACACCTGGTTAATACAATAAATAAAGAtcatgggaaagagaacaactAGTAGGTGCTTCCATTGAACCACAGGCGTTGGTCCAGTGACCAGGGGAGGGCTCTTAGAGTT
This window encodes:
- the LOC113722998 gene encoding uncharacterized protein isoform X5; this encodes MASPFTNVAFAPSSDGVENFACKDKLSGYIFMCNGKTKADCYRYRVFGLPAARLNVVKKIRPCMTLFLFDFELKLLYGVYCATSNGGLGIEPTAFQGKFLAQVRFEIFKDCLPLPESAFKHVIKDNYNAGSKFKQELSNEQVTNLMSLFRPILTIPVPFSNILPEAEVSASYDRYVVKRILNRSGQPSNYHCSQPAHHPCSENDISVIANDTYAFPFDAISATDASVPAYAQVPSHVSGPSYGNAYASSSSGAAAYWTTEASQSLYQVPASLYEAVYRPTSNETLASWMATTAAPNKLN
- the LOC113722998 gene encoding uncharacterized protein isoform X3, coding for MGRRKYIALDISKTTHISQRWSNFCLCSSACGAMASPFTNVAFAPSSDGVENFACKDKLSGYIFMCNGKTKADCYRYRVFGLPAARLNVVKKIRPCMTLFLFDFELKLLYGVYCATSNGGLGIEPTAFQGKFLAQVRFEIFKDCLPLPESAFKHVIKDNYNAGSKFKQELSNEQVTNLMSLFRPILTIPVPFSNILPEAEVSASYDRYVVKRILNRSGQPSNYHCSQPAHHPCSENDISVIANDTYAFPFDAISATDASVPAYAQVPSHVSGPSYGNAYASSSSGAAAYWTTEASQSLYQVPASLYEAVYRPTSNETLASWMATTAAPNKLN
- the LOC113722998 gene encoding uncharacterized protein isoform X1; its protein translation is MAEVDNCLLITELVRKYIALDISKTTHISQRWSNFCLCSSACGAMASPFTNVAFAPSSDGVENFACKDKLSGYIFMCNGKTKADCYRYRVFGLPAARLNVVKKIRPCMTLFLFDFELKLLYGVYCATSNGGLGIEPTAFQGKFLAQVRFEIFKDCLPLPESAFKHVIKDNYNAGSKFKQELSNEQVTNLMSLFRPILTIPVPFSNILPEAEVSASYDRYVVKRILNRSGQPSNYHCSQPAHHPCSENDISVIANDTYAFPFDAISATDASVPAYAQVPSHVSGPSYGNAYASSSSGAAAYWTTEASQSLYQVPASLYEAVYRPTSNETLASWMATTAAPNKLN
- the LOC113722998 gene encoding uncharacterized protein isoform X4, which translates into the protein MAEVDNCLLITELVRKYIALDISKTTHISQRWSNFCLCSSACGAMASPFTNVAFAPSSDGVENFACKDKLSGYIFMCNGKTKADCYRYRVFGLPAARLNVVKKIRPCMTLFLFDFELKLLYGVYCATSNGGLGIEPTAFQGKFLAQVRFEIFKDCLPLPESAFKHVIKDNYNAGSKFKQELSNEQVTNLMSLFRPILTIPVPFSNILPEAEVSASYDRYVVKRILNRSGQPSNYHCSQPAHHPCSENDISVIANDTYAFPFDAISATDASVPAYAQVPSHVSGPSYGNAYASSSSGAAAYWTTEASQSLYQVKMMTLEQRRI